The Aedes albopictus strain Foshan chromosome 1, AalbF5, whole genome shotgun sequence genomic interval GAAATCGCTTACAGCAGtcctctccccccccccccccaaggtTGAACGAACACTATGGATGTTAAACGGTGGCCTTCAAAGAAGGGTTTATGTCTCTAACAACGACATCCATCTCAACAGAAAACATCAGACGTCGTCGCGTCGTAAGGGACGGAAGTCCTTTCCATCTGGTCACCGAGCTTCAAGGTGCTGTTCTATTGTCGTGCTGTTCCAACTTCAATCGGACAAATGCACGTACCTGTAGTAcctttgacgacgacgacgtcgaagtCGAATTTTGTCTGAAGAGGAAATCGCAAGGTAACCGGATCGTTCCAATAGGGATCCATTGCGCGTCATAAGTCCCGTTCAGTCCCTCACCAGATTTCGGTCTTCAAAGAGTTGTCGTCGTCGATTTCGAACACAAAAGAGCTGCGTTGCTCATATAGGATACTGATGACTGGGAGAAGCTGAAAATGCTGTTTCGTTCGGTAATGAAATGGTGCGCACTGAAACGATACAAACTGGTTGAATCTTTTTCCTGTTTCAGGAGTATGCACTGGTGCTGGGGCTAACAGCGCTTTGTGTAAATGAAAAGTCTTTCAAATTGTGATACATAGAATCGCATGGATTAAAGGACAAGTTGTCGTCGTGGTGTTAaaagtagggaagtggaaccatcctCCTATTTAGGGACTTTTTTGTGCTTTAACTCAGCcagttttgaaccaattgacacaacttttgaaaCGCGTtgagataaagcctgtatccccATAAATGGGGAACAAAAGTAtgactgtagctctgtaatgaattggTAAAATTGGCCGAATAAATGACTGAGAACGCTTTGGTGTATGTATatcatttgtgccaaatttcataaaaattgatgcattactttttactgtggatgaaaaacaaacagacgtggtttaaggcattttgtacaatcatgaccaattttcattcccataatagatggttcttttaagctacagttcaaagttttatgttgataattatgaaacttcgtttGCAGTGATGATACTTTTagatacactttcttgcaaaatttcatcaactttgatcaattggtttgaaagctactgctgTTGATAGGAATTAGTGTTagggaaaatttttcgtgtttttcatgtgcgatgtttgcctgttcataacttttgaatatctctgccaattttcatgaaatgttcacagaaggtagtttattatgtgtatattttgcctgcaaaattttatgattattggtatagcacattcaatagtacaatcgaaacaatgtagggtgctgactaattgttgtcggaggggctaaaatcacgttcagtcccaatacatgttttgactataaaatagttgatagtgcatcgattttttttttgaaattttgcctatgcaataaatgtagattgagaggtttttgttcaaaattttagccatttccatagcaaaattcaaaagttacagcgctgataagcaaaactaggggctgtacaaaattccatGGCGCATATTCtactactctttcattgctacaacaaaaagtactgcacctattcacatgaaattttgtaggtggaacgaacacatcttatgatgctattaggccaaatttgagcaattttaatgtatctattgcagagttatagatgtatttctgtgtccagactattgcggatacaggctttatgtatATCTATCTCTTAATTCGTGGGGGCATCTTAATATCACGTGCCCCCTAAACGCTGTCCAAAAACTACGAAGACCCTCTTTCGGCCATCTCCCCTTCCCTCTTGTgggcttttgtccatacaaagttttcaaaatttgtatggacggcAGACTTTGATCAGATCCCCCCTCCTCCCCACTAAGAGTATATGTAGTTTATATAGAGGCCCAAAGGGGTGTAAGTATCGGGTCAGCCAATCGGGAGCGTCTAAGAGACTCCCCGaatcaactgcctcagggtcggcacgctcacCTAAATTTACCGCGGGACAGGGAATTCTCGCACTCGAAATATGGTAACTACACTGCACTGACTTGAAATAACTGTATTTCGATTTTTGGACTGTTTGTGCACACTTTATTCTACTCCTTATAACCTTCTACTCCTCCCCACTTTCTTACAATCTATCTAACCTGTTCTCTTCGGGGCCCCTTTCTTCTGCTGCAACCTCCTTTCTTCCTCCTTTCTCCTCAATGTCGGCCGCCGATGTCCTTCTCTCCGAGGTTCGGAACACCGCGTTCTCTTCAGGCCACGTCTGGCCACGTCTCTCGCCACGGGGTGGCTTTGGGGTATCGCTGCAGCTGAATGGACCCGCCTACACGTCCTGGGCTGCCGATATTTGGACGGATCGGCCTTCGGCCAACAACGCTGCCGGAATCTACCCGGTTGAAGCACCAGGACGTGGTAGGGCGAAGGGGAAACCTTTACAGGCGGGGTCCTGGTGAAAAAGATGGACAAATGTCGATGTAAGGAACAGGTCGACATCGGGTGGTTTAACTTCGTTACCTGATGTCCTTTTTCCGCACTTTTCACCTCTCCACAACTCTTCACAACTTTAAACTCTGAGCGTTTCAACTAGGCTCACTCACTTCGTATTGGGTTTAAAACTTTCCGTCTGGCTTGAACAACGTCTACCGGGTAAGTGAAAGACTATGGCTCTTTCACAAGGCTTCAAGGTCCATGACCTCGGCCCTCGGTCATTGCCTTTTCGAGATGCACCCTTCGTAATGGCCccattacgccacccctcatggccgccgtAACTGCATCGTCTAcgacctctggtggtgggttgttGAAGCTCGGTGGGAGGTATGCTGCATTTAAGGTGGTTTTGCCTACTACTGCCCTAGCTGCATGTAAAGTGGGGGACTACTGGGGGGACTTACCTATATCTAACACGAAATCTACCTGTCATTCATTTTTCGAAAATAAAAACACAAAATCACTTCAACACAACCAATCAACAAACCAAACACTTACAGGGGGCAGGAGTGGACCTGCGAAAAGGCAATGAGTGGCTACAGATGAAGGAAAGGGGTTGCGACCTCAAAGAGGTCCGCATTTTTTTATCCCAGCGAAATGCCCTGGGATCCCATTTGGCCTCTTCTTTTGAATCCTCTCAATTTACTTCATACACGGCCCTGTGACATCATCATATATcatcatagggtatcgcgccacttgagcggtggcttctatattcgtctgtttgccactataactcagtcaattttgaaccaatcgacttgaaatgttgtacacgggtagatactatacctatctcaccacattccaaaagttgtgccaatacagggtgttaggttcctgagtgcaaactttttaaagggtgatagaggaccataaatggtgaaaaaaattgttctacgcatatggtcaaatctcaactgttacgtagttattgaactcctcatgtttttgactcttattgccttaactggctataacttgaaaatggtcaaacttatcgcagtttttttacccttatttgaaagattattgaattttctatcaaatggcatctttgaatcgattggtttagttaaataattaaattttctagagcaaaataacttaaaatagtgttttttaatttgtttatgtcaattaactttgaaaaatgtgtaataatttaaaaaaaaaatttttggcaaagttgtggcccctgttccaccctacaattcgttatttgacaccaaacttctaactcaTATCGttctcttgcaattttgattggatggaacacccggaatcggtcccggatcacttccggttcagatttgaactgaggctattttcctactatttgttcatcagattattgaaaatgccgccaattgatgtgtcgcatgcatgggttaggtgcacttttatatttggccacttccgacggtacacccggaaccggtttcggaacactaccggttcaaatatggtctgagactatttccctgCTTATCGGGCATCAGGTTATCGAATATGCTGCGGTTTGAAACGTCACATGCATGGATTTGTAGCATTTTTATATGTGACCTCTTCCtgaggtaccgatccggaacacctaaatggccataacttcggaacggctggaccaacccgaaccattttcaataggaaacaatgggaccagattctgcgtcgaatgaaacGTCAATCATTAAAATCGgctgaagtttactgccaaacaTTGATGTGAGTtagtttgtacacacacacacatacacacatacatacatacacacacagacatcacctcaattcgtcgagctgagttgattggtatatgttacttgaccctccgggccttctatcaaaaagtcatttttggagtgaacatatagcctttccagtacacttagtgtacgagaaagacaaaaaaagatgttaggtttttcgcgcCACGATCGTGTAGCGCACGTTCAGCAAGCTTGTCTGGGTCatgttgaccccaacatcctactagggttaaggacagacttgttagagtcccaaaatgaccgactttggcacctagtcACGATTTCGAGCAcacaaatatcttcgtaaacaaaaccaacgcacctgagctccttattttacaagtgagcaagaacagaataataaaatgcactgttttttgaagcttgctttttgagatttgtgcgtctgaagtactgatgcactgttgaagcgagattacaagacgtttgtccttaatagttcagacaccgacagttctatgagacgggcttggtggtctagtggctaccgcttctgattcgtatgcagaaggtcatgggttcaatccctggcccgtccttttcatcctactttgtatctttctatccactttctctcactctctcttctctacatatacaactcatgtatattcatatgttcatagccatcgctagaacaagaaacgaattgaaaaaagtcgtttccctcccttccaacttccactcacagcacagtgtatatataacgcctataagttatgcaaccaaagcgtgctgtgccgcttgaccttattcaccttattcaccacacaatctatcacgaacactataaataacccaatccatggatcgcatcaccgacccaacggtgactcccagatctcccatcctttccgtctaacaaataccccagtccgtgcgggttgtgggacgcagagtgctctcggtctctagtagcaacaaccagtacattctaacattcctttcccttcccagctgactataaggacttggccggcgccgttattgatcaaatatgcatgagctgctaaaattgcactttgagaataagtggaatgtcccagccccttattcagttggatcacagtgcaactggtaccagttcagatcaatcacggaggagcaaccattgacatgtatagtcagaattgatcgttttgatcgaatAGTTCAGACACCGACAGTTCTATGTCACCCCAAACGAATGACCAGAATGTAAGTGAACTATCGAAACATGTAATCTAGACAATAATAATTCCCCTGTGTGTCTCCCGAAGAAAACTCTAACACGagtcaaaacttttttttatctgtattaacgaaatttttagtcctaggctagttcatctcgggacgagTTAAAACGTTGGGAAAAATCACAAACTCTAGTTGTAATACTCCAAGGCTACAGTGCCGGAATTAGTAGCTCTATAGATTGAAACAGTCAAACTCTCTTTATATCTATATTCATTGCTGTAACAGCTCTACTACACCTCCTGAAAAACTTTCAATCTGCTTTGGATTTCAAGATACAGCCGTTCAAAACTTGACATACATCATTACTAGCACCACAAAATTTATTAAACCCTcgaacagtcgcgtcttcgaccaccctcagtaacaccacgctcacgctgtgtaccataaGCATGCTCTATTCGTGGTGCGTGTACTCtgtacacgacgcgaccactcCCGGGTTAACTGATTTTTTATCCAACCATGTAGTAGCAGTCCCAATAGTGAGCGATTTTTTTTAGTATAGGTATCATTTAGATCCGTGCGCAGAAAATACGAAACGGGAGAGATTGGGTACAGCGGCAACAGTTTGTCTCCCTCAACAGCCCTCTTCGTCTTCAAAATAACAACGCACAGTATTTTTGTAGCTACAAATAATTTATTCCTAACCTAGCCTATACAGATCAGCCAGTGTGCTTATGTTTTTTAACGCGCTTAATCTTAATCGACACCGGTGCCGTCTTGGTGATGATCACGGGGACCTTCTTTTCCACCACAACCGGGACCTTCTTCTCGACCGGATATGGAACGGGAACGTGAACTGTCTTGTGGACGGTGATCTCCTTGATGGTGCCATGGTCGTCGTCATCCCACGCGCTGCTCCTGGCCACCCGGTTTGCCCTTTCCAGCTCGGCGGACGACGGATCCTCTAGGTTCGCGAAGTCCGCTGCCGGGAAACTGGCCACCAACGCAATGGCCATCGCTAGCAGTACAACAATGAACGCCTGTTGGGGTGGAAAGAGAAAGGAAAGGAAACGGTATGTGATCAGTCACATATGTAATTAAGTGCTGTAAAGCGATTTTACTACCTTCATGATTGAGCTCGTTCAGCTAATTTGCGTGGGATAAACAAACAAGAAGTGGTGGTGCTTCGATGTGCACTGGATCCGAACTGATAACTGGCCGACGATGGGCCGGTGGTTTTATAGTTCGATGCGCCTTCCGAGCAGCAGAAACGTGCGCGCGAAGCGTGGTCACTCATGCAGTTGATCAGCAAACGAAAGCATTTCATTTGCGCGCGCGATGCACCCGGTGAGCAGCTATGGGCGGCGGCGATGGCGGCAGCTGCGTGGCGCTATCATCGCCTACAAAACGGTGCACAGACAGGTGATGATGGTTATCCAGTTGGTCGAAATTAGTCAAATTTAGGTAAGCTGAATTAATTACAATtactatacaggggatggccaaaatgtttgggataggcaactttttttctcttgcaaaaaaattcaacatgctgtaacttttcatagagtgcatcaaaaaatctcaaattttgactgtttgtcaatctattatatgtacaaatttgggctcgattgattattgtTTCGCATAGTTAGAACACTTCGGGTAaaccactattttttagacaactaatttttgaactgtcacatctcggaaaccagtgaaccgaattgaatgaatgttTTAACGTTAATCAACCATATATTGatgcttaatacgacgttataaaatgtaatattttctcacggcgaatcaagttataccgggttgaaatttttacccatatagaggacaATAAGTCGAATttcacaataccacacaaaaattactaaatgtgttttttcttcaatctaaataggctctaatatatctgattagagataacttgagaacagaagtagaaaatctttggatatcaaca includes:
- the LOC115259702 gene encoding uncharacterized protein LOC115259702; this translates as MKAFIVVLLAMAIALVASFPAADFANLEDPSSAELERANRVARSSAWDDDDHGTIKEITVHKTVHVPVPYPVEKKVPVVVEKKVPVIITKTAPVSIKIKRVKKHKHTG